The Prevotella sp. E2-28 genome includes the window GACGGTGAGGCAATGACTGATAATGACTATAATGTTACGAATGAAGGTGGCATCAATGTAGGTGAATATCAGGTGGTAGTGAAAGGCCGCGGCAACTATACGGGAGAGGTGACCTTTGACTATAATATCAACCAGTTGGACCTGCAGGCGGCCAGTCTTGTGCTGAATACGCTGTATAGCTATCAGTATGACGGCACTGCGAAGGAACCCACCGTGCGTGAGTTGAGTTTCGGCGACCTGATGGTACCGATGGCATCATATGAGGTGAGCTATAGTGATAATGTCAACGTAGGAGAGGCAACAGTAACGCTGACGGGTAAGGGAAACTATACTGGCGAGGTGAGCGCTACCTTCGAGATTACGCCTAAACCGCTGGAGCGCACCATGGTGACACTGAGCAACACCGCGTTTACCTATAACAGTAAGTTACAGAAGCCAGAGGTAAGTGTTGCTGACGGTGAACTGATGACCAAGGCCGACTACGTGATTGAGAATGATGGTGGCACCAACGTGGGAGAATATGATGTCGTTGTGAGAGCTCAGGGCAACTACTCGGGTGAGGAAACATTCAGCTTTACTATCTTGTCATTGGGAATTGAGACTGCACAAATTACGTATGCAGAAGAACTCAATTACGTATATGACGGAACGGAGAAGGAGCCAGCCATTAGTAAGGTGACCATTGATGAGGTTGAAGTGCCTATCGACTTATGCGAGGTGATTTATACCAATAATGTTCATGCCGGTAAGGCGGTGGTGACGATTAAGGGAAATGGCAACTTCCTGGGCGAGGTGACAGATACCTTTATTATTGCTCCAAAGATGATGACTGACGAGATGGTGATGATAGCAGAAAACCAGTATGTCTATAGCGCTCAGTTGCAGAAGCCAGAGGTAAGTGTTGCCGATGGTGAACTGATGACGGAGGCTGACTATACTGTAGAGAACGAGGGTGGCACGAATGCTGGTACCTATAGCGTTGTGGTAAGAGGTCAGAACGATTATGCTGGTGAGGTGGTGCTTAACTATACTATCGAGGCACTGAGCATCAGCGATGCCACAGTAACATTTGAGCAACTACAGAACATCATATATGACGGTCAACCCAAGGAGCCCGCTGTCAGTGGGGCTTATGTAGGTGAACTGCAGCTTACGGATGCTGACTATGATCTGATATACGAGAATAATATCAATGCCGGCATGGCTGTGGTAAAACTGATTGGTAAGGGCAACTATACTGACCAGTTTGTTGATTCCTTTGCGATAGCCCGAATGACACTGGTAGATAGTATGCTCGTGCTCTCGAATACAGAATTTATATATAACGGTGAAATTCAGGTGCCTGTAGCTTCAGTAGTTTGCGGCGATATGATGCTTGTAGAGGAAACAGACTATCATCTCGTTAATCAGGGTGGCAGTGAGGCTGGAACCTATCAGGTAAGCGTAGAGGGACAGGGCAACTTTGATGGTCTGTTGACCAGAGAGTGGCATATCCTACCTCAGAAGTTGGACAGTCTGTATGTTTCACTGCTATTGGATGAAACACCTCGCTATGACGGTACGGCACACGAACCGCAAGTGGTGGTTAGTAAAACTGCACCAGAAGAGGAAGAAATGGCAGAGTTGTTGCTGAAAGATACCGATTATGTTGTAAGCTATGAGGATAACGTCAATGCAGGCACTGGAAAGGTAACGGTGATTGGCGTTGGCAATTACGATGGTGAGCATGTGATGTATTTCACAATAGCTCCACGCCAACTGACGGAAAGCATGGTAAGCCTTAATGACACACTCTTCGTTTATAATGGAAGAAAACAGATGCCAGTGGTGGAAGTGAATGATAACGAACTGATTACCAAGGATGACTATGTCATAGGAAGTGAGTTTAGTATGAATGCCGGTTCATACACACTTACCATCAACGGAAGCAGAAACTACACGGGAGTGCTGACTTATACCTATCATATCAGTAAGGCACCTGTGAAGAGTGTTGAAATATTCGATGTATATTCACCTGCTACTGCCGAGGTACTGAGCAATTATTCAGATTTCTATGCTGAGGGTGTGGAAGATATGAGCACGCTGACATGGTTCCCAGCTGACACCATCGCAGCTCCTAACACCGTTTATACGGCTACATGGATGCTCACTGCCGACGAGAATCACTACTTCAGCTATGCAACGACGGTATATGTTGGTTATAGTATGGCAACAAGTGTAGTGGTGAATGACACGAAAGACATGCTGACTGTAAGATATTCCTTTGAACCAACCCACGAGCAATGGATAGTTCCAACGGTGGCACAACTTGACACTGTACAGGCTGAGGGTGCCGTGGACCTGCTGGTAACAATCCTCTCGGAAGAGGATAAATGGGTACGCATAGAGAAAGTGCTGATGGAAGACAGTCTGGATACAATGCCAATGGGCGTACAGATTCCTGATTCTATCTTCTTGACAGGGCAAGAAGCCTATGAGGTTACAGAGATCAATTCCGGTGCTTTTGAGGGATGTCATAACATTACCGATATCTATCTGCCCGATACAGAATGGCCTATTCTTATACAGGAACGTGCATTGCGCCTCTATAGCGACACAGACTCCATCAAACCTGTTGCCACACTGCACATGCCATTGGCTCTGTTTGATGACTATGCCTTGATGGATGAGTTGGCAGAGAACTACGAGCAGGGTAAGATGAAGACTGTGGTAAAGGCGAAAAATAAGTACTGGACCTTCTCCTGTGGTGTGGACGTATTGATGCCTGCCGATGCGAAAGCATATACCGTACGTAGCTATGGTAGCGATAAGGTGGAAATCGTGGAACTTACACCAGAAGAACTCAGCATGGATTCTGTACAGGTGATTAAGGCTGGTAACGGTATCTTGTTCAGTGGAAAATCCACAGGTGGAGAATATGAGATCAATGTATATCCCAAGCGTATGAAATCAGGTTCAGACGAAATTGTTGACGACCAGAAGGATTACGGCATGGATAACTTGCTGATACCTATTGTGAAGCCTACACGTTTCTTCTCGCCTGGTATCTTCCTGTTGAGTAATAATGCCTTCTACGCTATCGACACTAACAGTGAAAACTATGTTGGAGCATGTAAAGCTGTGCTTAGTATGCCTGAGTATGAGAGAGCACGCAAACTGACTATCGTTGTGAACGAGACTACTGGTGTTGAGGCTGTAGAACAGTTGATGGGTGATAGCCAGACACAGTGGTTTGATATGAGCGGTAAGCGTATTTCAAAGCCAGTGGGTAAGGGACTCTATATCATGCGTAACGCAGATGGAGAGGCAAGGAAAGTGGAAATCAGATAATTATAGATAATGTGGAACTCAAATATAGCAACAATGAAGAAACAGAATATCATCATAGCAGTACTGGCAGTCTTGCCGTTTACTACTACTACCTTTACCTCGTGTAATGAGGATTACCATGATGAGATTAACCAGCTGGAGAAACGGGTGGACTCACTGTTGGACCGTACGACAGCGGTAGAGCGTCAGCTGAAGTCCATCATTTATAAGCCAGCACATCTGGGTGATCAGATTGTGGTGGACAGGACAACGCCTGTTGATATCGTATTCCAGGTAGAACCCAAGGCGCAGGCCGACAGTATTGCCCGTTATCCGGAACGATTAGCGTTCTTTGGTGAGATGTTGCAGGCAGCCGGTCTTCAGGACAGTATACCGGCCGCACTCAACGTGACAGCGGTGAAGGGTGATGCAGAGACGGGACTACTGACGGTAACGGCCACGCCTAATGGCTATTTCTATGGCAATAGGGATTATTATTTTGCTATGGAGTACAAGGCACCCGATATCACCTATCGCACAACCTATACGTCTATACGTGTAATTACACATCCCACAGCATTGGCTATCAGCATGGTCGATGGCAGGGTGTTTGAAGAGATAGAGAAAGTGGCTGGAAACTCCTTCTTGCTGAAACCTGTCTATACGCCCAGCTATACTACAAATACTGATGTTGCATGGTCAACGAGCGATTCTACGGTGGCAGTTATAAATGAGGAAGGGTTGCTTACGTTGCTAAATAATGGCGACGTAACCATCACGCTTACATCACTCGATGAACCATCTGTAGCAGATAGTTTAAGTTTTACCGTAAAGGGTGGTTTTATTGAGGTGAATGACGAGACGAAGGATCCAAGTGAGGCTGAGTCGCGCCGCTGGTAAAGATGGGGTGAGAAAACTCACAAGAAAGAATCAAGGGCTCTCAAGATAATCGGGAGCCCTTGTTTATTTTATTCGTACATCTTAGCTTTCTGTTCCTTGATGGCTTCATCGTAGATGTAGTCATCATAGCTCATGAGCTTATCGATAGTGCCCTTAGGCGTAAGCTCAATGATGCGGTCGGCCACGGTGTTGATGAACTCATGGTCGTGAGAAGCAAAGAGGATGTTTCCCTTGAACTGTATCAGGTTGTTGTTGAAAGCCTGAATAGACTCCAGATCAAGGTGGTTGGTTGGTGTGTCAAGAATCAGACAGTTGGCATTCTTCAACTGCATACGGGCAATCATACAACGCATCTTCTCACCTCCGGAGAGCACATTCACGTGCTTCAGCACATCTTCTTCCTTGAAGAGCATACGACCGAGGAATGACTTCATGGTCACCTCATTACCCGGTCCCCACTGACTGAGCCAGTCAACGAGGTTCATCTCGCTCTGGAAGAAGTCGGTATTATCGAGGGGGAGGTAGGCGGTGGTGATGGTAACACCCCACTTGTAAGTACCAGCCTGTGCCTCGCGGTTGCCGTTGATAATTTCAAAGAGAGCGGTCATAGCCTTGGGGTTATGAGAGAGGAATACGGTCTTTTGACCCTTCTCGATGGTGAAGTTCACGTTATCGAAGAGTACGGTGCCGTCGGCGTCAACAGCCTTCAAACCTTCTACCTCAAGAATCTGTGTGCCTGGCTCGCGCTCCATCTGGAAGATGATACCAGGATATTTACGGGTAGAGGGAGTGATCTCCTCAACATTCAGTTTCTCCAGCATCTTCTTGCGTGAGGTGGTTTGCTTTGACTTAGCCACGTTGGCAGAGAAGCGGCGGATGAACTCCTCCAGTTGTTTCTTCTTTTCCTCGGCCTTCATCTTCTGGTTCTGAGCCTGACGCAGAGCCAACTGTGATGACTCGTACCAGAAAGAGTAGTTACCAGAGAAGAGGGTTACCTTGCCGAAGTCGATATCTACGGTCTGCGTAGATACTGCATCGAGGAAGTGACGGTCGTGAGAAACAACGAGCACGCACTGTTCCAAAGAACTGAGGTATTCCTCGAGCCATTGTACGGTGTCAAGGTCGAGGTCGTTGGTAGGCTCGTCGAGGAGCAGATTGTCGGGGTGACCGAACAGAGCCTTGGCCAGCATGACGCGCACCTTCTCGTTGTTCGATATGTCAGACATCTGGCTGTAGTGTATGTCCTCCTTGATGCCCAGGTTCTGCAGCAGCTGTGCAGCCTCGCTCTCGGCCTCCCAGCCGTTCATCTCGGCAAAAGCCATCTCCAGTTCGGCAGCACGAACACCGTCTTCCTCAGTCATCTCAGGCTTGGCATAGAGAGCCTCGCGCTCCTTCATATTCTGCCACAGAGGCTGATGTCCCATCAGCACTGTGTTCATTACAGAAAATTCATCGTATTTGAAGTGGTCCTGCTCCAGCACGCTCATACGCTCGCCAGGCAGCATCTCAATAGTTCCCTTGTTGGCCTCGAGCTCACCGCTGATAGCACGCAACAAGGTAGATTTACCGGCACCATTAGCGCCGATGATACCATAAATGTTTCCACTTGTAAACTTCAGGTTCACATCCTTGTAGAGAACCTTTTTACCAAATTGAATCGCTAGATTCGTTACTGTAATCATCTCTTATTTTCCTTCTTTTTTCTTAACGGGTGCAAAGGTACGAAAAAAAAGTGATAAGTGGTGAGTGATGAGTGAAAAAAGTGATTCTATCGGCTGAATTTGACGCTACGCGTCTTGCCGCTGACGTTCCATGTGGCGATATAGATGCCCTGAGGATAGGCTGCCATAGAGAACTGTTCGTTGGCACGGAAGGTACCAATCAGTCGGCCTGATGCGTTATAAACACGTACGGGGAACTGAAGCTCTGCAGGCGTCTCAGAGCCGAAGTGCAGCGTCTTTGTCTGCTGATTATAGGCTAATGCATATTCTTCTGGTTCTGTGAAATACTCTACGCCAGTTATCTCATAAGGTAGGGCAGTGCTGGGTTCCAGAAACCACATACGGTTTGTGCTTGTACTATTCTTGGCATCGTTAGTGTAGCTCAGTATCTGGGTATAGTCATTACTGTTGCCACCATTGAGATTGGCAATATGCTGCGTTTGTACGTTGAGCAGGTTATAATAGCCCTCAGTACCTTGAGGTATGAAGTCCCATTGCTGTGCCTGACTGAGCTCGTTTAACTCGGTTACATTCAATTGGGTACCTACATTCGTTGTGGCTGTCGTATTGCCAACGGTAGGGTCATTAAGTGCCAGACCCGAATTGCGGTTGATAAGGACATAATGATCGCCATTCTTACGAATCCACCATTCCTGACTCTGACGGCTTTCCGTATTGGTGTATTGCACAATCTTATTATTGTCCACATCTATCACCTTGCGAGTCTTGGCATTTACGATGCGGTAATAGAAATCCTCTGGTTCAAATGGAGGTGTTGGTTCAGCAGGTTTCTTATTGGAAAAAGCATTTAATAAATACTCGCAGTGCTGTGTTATAAAGCTCTTGAGGTCAGAGATATACTGGTCATAAGATGAGTACAAAACAACCTCATGGTACATCTTGCGGCTGATGCCCCATTTCTGGTAGTTCATTTGCTGTGACTGACTGAGTAAATTGTTTAGACTGTCAACCTTTGATTGCATATAGTTTACCAGTCCACTATCCAATAATTCCTTGTATCGAGTATATACAGTCTTCTGGAACCAGGGGTCTTCCCACATACGGGTGATCCATACTTTTGAACCGCTGTAGGCAATGTCGGCCATCAAAGAGTTGACACTACTTTGGAGCCTCATGTCATTTTGCACACGGTGGTCATTGTTGTAAGCAATGTCATAATCCCACAGTGGTCCAAAGAAGAGACGTTGGTCACCTCGGTCCTTATAGCAGTAGGTACTCCAAAATCCGTCGATGTTAGCACTGATTTCGGTACAAAGATACCAATCAATGAGTGAGGTGGTGTCAACGAAAGCCCTGTAGCCAGTCTCTGCATTGGTGAAATTCTGTGAGAAAAGCGACGTCTCAAACGTGTTGTTGATATAGTTTTTGATATAGGCAGTCTGTTTACTGTCTATTTCATCTTGTTCAGGATAATGGATGGTAATGGGTGCTTCGTTGGTACTAATAAAATAGTTGCCGTCCTTGAATCCGTCAACCTCCAATAAGTAGCCGCCTGTGATATCGGTGGTATCACTAATGGGGTAGGGCTGTTCAGTAATGTTTACACGGTGAGGGCGCACATCTATCTGATCGCTAATCTGATAAGTACCTATATATTCATTGTTGAGTACCATGTCCACGAATTTATAGGCAGGGTTGAATTTCAGCGAAGTGAATTCCCCGAGAGCAGAAGTGACAGCATTACGTATCATGGTCTTGTCGCCAGCATTGGCTAGCAAAGTCCATTTCTTCGCCTTCGCATAGCCCTTACCCAGGAATTTCTCCTTGTTGAGGAACTTGAGTTTATAAGGCTTCTTTGATAGATTCCATGTAGAATTGCCTCGACCGCGAATAGACACAGAGTCGTAAGATGTCACTGTGCCCGTTTCATCCACATAGTGTAATCTGCAGTATTCATAAACGTCCTTACTGTAAATGCCGTTACCGTCGAAGGTTTCAAGGTAAATGGTAGGCAGGTCAGTCTTCTGTACATACTGCGCACAGACGGGGAGAACTGTCAGGAGATAAAAGAATAATATGTGTAATGCTCTAAATTTCATTGTTATAGTAGATTGTTGTTATCGTTTGCAAAGGTACATAAAAAAAAAGAAATAAACAAATAAAAAGTGGATTAAAACGTCACTTATGTTTTCTATTCTTAAATTTGGAGGTTTCAGTTTTTCTTTGTACCTTTGCATCCCAAATAGGAAACGTTATTGTTAATTATAAAATTGTACTAAAAACAGTATGGAAAAAAGTGCATTGCAAATTGCAAGAGCAGCCTATCAGCCAAAACTGCCTCGCGGCCTCAAAGGCGCAGTGAAGGTACAGGAAGGTGCTCCCACTCAGAGTGTTGACAATCAGGAAGAAATCAAGGCCCTCTTCCCCAATACCTACGGAATGCCTCTCGTAGAGTTCGTTCCCGGTGAAGAGAAGAGCTATGAGCCCATGAACGTGGGTATCATCCTCAGTGGTGGTCAGGCTCCTGGCGGTCACAACGTGATCACTGGTCTGTTTGATGCTGTAAAGCGTCTGAACCCCGCTAACCGTCTTTATGGCTTCATCCTGGGTCCTGGCGGTCTGGTAGATCACAATTACATGGAGCTGACCAAGGAGGTTGTTGACGAGTATCGTAACACTGGTGGTTTTGACATGATCGGTTCTGGCCGTACAAAGCTGGAGAAGGTAGAGCAGTTCGAGAAGGGTCTCGAGATTATCCGCGAGCTGGGTATCAAGGCTATCGTGATTATCGGTGGTGACGACTCTAACACCAACGCTTGTGTGCTGGCTGAGTACTATGCAGCTAAGAACTATGGCGTACAGGTAATCGGTTGTCCTAAGACTATTGACGGTGACCTGAAGAACGATCAGATTGAGACTTCATTCGGTTTTGATACCGCTTGTAAGACCTACTCAGAGCTGATTGGTAACATTGAGCGCGACTGTAACTCAGCACGTAAGTACTGGCACTTCATCAAGGTGATGGGTCGCTCAGCTTCTCACATCGCTCTGGAGTGCGCTCTGCAGACTCAGCCCAACATCTGTCTGATCTCTGAGGAGATTGAGGAGAAGGCTATGAGCCTCGATGATATCGTAGAGTACATCGCTAACGCTGTAGCTGCACGTGCTGCTGATGGCAATAACTTCGGTACTGTTATCATCCCCGAGGGTGTTATTGAGTTCATCCCTGCTATCAAGAAGCTGATTGCTCAGCTGAACGACGTGCTGGCTTTGCCAGAGGCAAAGAACATCAGCCGTGACGAGCAGGTTGACTTCGCTAAGAGTCACCTCTCAGCTGAGAACCTCGCCGTATTCAACAGCCTGCCTGAGGGCGTTGCTCGTCAGTTGGCTCTTGACCGTGACCCTCACGGAAACGTACAGGTATCACTCATCGAGACCGAGAAGCTGCTGTCAGAGATGGTCGGCAAGAAGCTCGACCAGATGAAGAAAGAAGGTAAGTATGTTGGCAAGTTCGGCACTCAGCACCACTTCTTCGGTTACGAGGGTCGTTGCGCTGCTCCTTCTAACTTTGATGCCGACTACTGCTATGCTCTGGGTACCAGCGCTGCTCAGCTGATTGCTGCCGGCAAGACTGGTTACATGGCCATCGTAAAGAACACAACTGCTCCTGCTGACGAATGGAAGGCAGGTGGTGTGCCCATCACAATGATGATGAACATGGAGAAGCGTGCTGGTGAGATGAAGCCCGTGATCCGTAAGGCTCTCGTTGAGCTGGACGGCAAACCCTTCAAGACCTTCGCTGCACAGCGTGACCGTTGGGCTCGTGAGACCTCATACATCTATCCCGGTCCTATCCAGTACTGGGGACCCACAGAGGTTTGCGACCAGCCTACTAAGACATTGGCTCTTGAGCAGAGCAAGTAATGCCTGGTAAGCAATCCAATCATACAATAAAGCGAAGTCAGACGGGCGGGAAACGCTCACGTCTGACTTCGCCTATTCGTAGAAAGAAGCCAGGTTTCTTTCTGCGTTTGCTTCGACGTATTCCCCGTTGGGCTTGGTGGATTGGGGGCTTGTCTATTGTATCTGTCTATATCGTTTTCTTCTATTATCTGCTGGTTTCGCCCTATAGTTTCCGCTGGCGGGCATTATATGGTGAGGTAAACTATCCGGAAGGCTATGATATTCACGGTATCGACGTGAGTCATTATCAGGGTGATATAGACTGGGAGGTACTGCGTAACCAAGGTACCATAGATGACTGTCCTATCCGTTTTGTGATGATCAAGGCTACTGAGGGTTCCACAAAGATTGACGAGAACTTTGAGGAGAATTTCTTCCAGGCACGTGAGTTTGGTTTTACGCGTGGAGCCTATCACTATTTTAGTAAGCATTCCTCTGCTGCAGAACAGGCTCGCTTCTTTATACAAACGGTGAACCTGGAAAAAGGTGACCTGCCTCCTGTACTTGACGTGGAGCAGAAACCAGAGAGACAGAGCAAAGAGGATTTCAAGCGCAGCGTATTGGAATGGCTGCAGCTTGTAGAGAAACATTATGGTGTAAAGCCCATCCTTTATACCTATTATAAATTTAAGATGGAGAATCTTGACGATTCGGTATTCGACCAATATCCCTACTGGATTGCCCATTATTACGTGGACAGCGTGGAGTATCAGGGACAATGGAAGTTCTGGCAACACACGGATGCGGGCACGCTGCCAGGCATCAAAGGCCATGTGGACTTCAATATTTACAACGGGTCGTATTACGATTTACGCCAATTGACCATTGGCAGTCAGGAAACGATAGGTGTGGATGCCTATCGTGACGAGGATTGATACTATGGATTATCAGATACTTATAAATAAATATTATCCTGAGGATGATGATTTGAAAGCGCTGCTTGTGAAGCATTCACGACAGGTGGCTGATCGCTGTCTGCTGGTGTGCAAGAATCATCCGGAACTAGGGCTTGATTGTAGTTTCGTAGAAGAGGCAGCAATGCTGCATGATATCGGCATCAGATGGTGTCACGCTCCCAGTATCTTTTGTGAGGGAGAGGAACCGTATATCCGTCATGGACTGATAGGCGGTCAGTTACTGAGAAAAGAGGGTTTTATGCGGCATGCTCGTGTTTGTGAACGCCATACCGGCACAGGGCTGACCAGAGAGCAGATTACTCGTCAACAGTTACCTTTACCAGAAGAGGATTTCGTGCCAGAAACCATAGAGGAACAGTTGATATGCTATGCAGATAAGTTTTACTCAAAATCACGTCCTGACCGCGTACTGACGGTTGAAGAAACAGCACGAAGCCTGGAGAAGTTTGGTCAGGAAGGTGTAGAGAAGTTCCTGGGATGGGCAAAAATGTTCGAATAAAGCGTTAAAATAATAGCCAATGCGGCAAAAAACTCTTAACACTTAACTCTTAACTCTTAACTTTTTCGTACCTTTGCACCCGTGAAACGCAAATCGGTCATATTTTTGATGCTTTCCGTCTTCCTTTGTATGCTGGCGGGAATACCTTCTACACCATATCAGGATGACACATGGAAACTGAGTGGTGATTCGGTGGTTGTGACCGATTCTGTTCCATTTGATTCTATACCGTTCGATTCCAAATCATTTGATTCTATTCCGTTAGGAGCAGATATTACAGATACGATTATCTCTCACGGAGCACGTCAGGCAGCAGCAGCTTTGAAGCGTGATACTACGGTGATGGACTCTTTGCAGTTGGCTATCTATCTGCATAACAAGGCCGTTGATGACTCTTTGGCACTCGATAGTATCAACCGTACGAAGAAGCATGGTATTGATTCGCCTGTAGAATTCTCGGCTAATGACTCTTTGCTTTATGTAGCAGGCAACGGTATGGCTTTCCTCTATGGCGATTCACACGTGAAATATCAGAATATGGACTTGCAGAGTGAGCGCATCTATCTGAGCCTTGACTCTTCACTGGTTCATGCTACTGGCGCACGTGACACTGTATCAGGAAAACTCTTTGGTAACCCCGTGTTCCAGATGGGTAGCGACACGTATCAGAGTGATACGATGGCCTTTAACTTCAAGACAAAGAAGGGCTTTATTCAGCAAGTATATACAGAACAGCAGGAGGGATTCCTGACTAGTCAGCTTTCGAAGCGTGGAGCAAATGGTGAGCTCTATCTGCAGCACGGACGCTATACTACTTGTGACGAACCACATCCAGACTTCTATCTGGCGCTATCGCGAGCAAAGGTACGTCCTGGTAAGGATGTAGTCTTCGGTCCAGCATATCTCGTCGTATGTGATGTGCCTCTGCCGTTGGCTATCC containing:
- a CDS encoding diphosphate--fructose-6-phosphate 1-phosphotransferase, which codes for MEKSALQIARAAYQPKLPRGLKGAVKVQEGAPTQSVDNQEEIKALFPNTYGMPLVEFVPGEEKSYEPMNVGIILSGGQAPGGHNVITGLFDAVKRLNPANRLYGFILGPGGLVDHNYMELTKEVVDEYRNTGGFDMIGSGRTKLEKVEQFEKGLEIIRELGIKAIVIIGGDDSNTNACVLAEYYAAKNYGVQVIGCPKTIDGDLKNDQIETSFGFDTACKTYSELIGNIERDCNSARKYWHFIKVMGRSASHIALECALQTQPNICLISEEIEEKAMSLDDIVEYIANAVAARAADGNNFGTVIIPEGVIEFIPAIKKLIAQLNDVLALPEAKNISRDEQVDFAKSHLSAENLAVFNSLPEGVARQLALDRDPHGNVQVSLIETEKLLSEMVGKKLDQMKKEGKYVGKFGTQHHFFGYEGRCAAPSNFDADYCYALGTSAAQLIAAGKTGYMAIVKNTTAPADEWKAGGVPITMMMNMEKRAGEMKPVIRKALVELDGKPFKTFAAQRDRWARETSYIYPGPIQYWGPTEVCDQPTKTLALEQSK
- a CDS encoding glycoside hydrolase family 25 protein, giving the protein MPGKQSNHTIKRSQTGGKRSRLTSPIRRKKPGFFLRLLRRIPRWAWWIGGLSIVSVYIVFFYYLLVSPYSFRWRALYGEVNYPEGYDIHGIDVSHYQGDIDWEVLRNQGTIDDCPIRFVMIKATEGSTKIDENFEENFFQAREFGFTRGAYHYFSKHSSAAEQARFFIQTVNLEKGDLPPVLDVEQKPERQSKEDFKRSVLEWLQLVEKHYGVKPILYTYYKFKMENLDDSVFDQYPYWIAHYYVDSVEYQGQWKFWQHTDAGTLPGIKGHVDFNIYNGSYYDLRQLTIGSQETIGVDAYRDED
- a CDS encoding phosphohydrolase is translated as MDYQILINKYYPEDDDLKALLVKHSRQVADRCLLVCKNHPELGLDCSFVEEAAMLHDIGIRWCHAPSIFCEGEEPYIRHGLIGGQLLRKEGFMRHARVCERHTGTGLTREQITRQQLPLPEEDFVPETIEEQLICYADKFYSKSRPDRVLTVEETARSLEKFGQEGVEKFLGWAKMFE